In Desertibacillus haloalkaliphilus, a single genomic region encodes these proteins:
- a CDS encoding YuiA family protein: MIFERKQLKSGECPYCEGAGYFQLRLGGTETCDHCTGEGKSYETKAAQR; the protein is encoded by the coding sequence ATGATTTTTGAACGAAAACAGCTCAAAAGTGGTGAATGTCCTTATTGTGAAGGTGCTGGCTATTTCCAATTGCGCCTTGGTGGTACAGAAACATGTGATCATTGCACTGGTGAGGGAAAGTCATATGAAACAAAGGCTGCACAGCGCTAA
- a CDS encoding YuiB family protein, whose protein sequence is MSLPQLIISMMLFLILFFGIGFLLNMLLRSTWVMAIIYPIIVITIVDNVSFYKYFTAPLSSFAALGQDLIALKLVDILVLSSGLFGAIAAGIVIRMLRVRGYQMF, encoded by the coding sequence TTGAGTTTACCACAGTTAATTATTTCAATGATGTTATTTTTGATTTTATTTTTTGGGATCGGTTTTTTATTGAATATGCTGCTACGTTCTACGTGGGTAATGGCTATTATTTATCCGATTATTGTTATTACGATTGTTGATAATGTAAGCTTTTATAAATATTTCACGGCACCTCTTTCGTCGTTTGCGGCGTTAGGTCAGGATTTGATCGCACTCAAATTGGTCGATATTCTCGTTTTATCGAGTGGCTTATTTGGGGCCATTGCTGCGGGCATTGTGATTCGGATGTTGCGTGTTCGAGGCTATCAAATGTTTTAG
- a CDS encoding NAD(P)/FAD-dependent oxidoreductase has translation MNSKPKIVILGAGYGGLMTASQLTKELGYNEADITLVNKHEYHYQTTWLHEPAAGTMHHDRARMPIDYILDLKKVNFVQDSVVEIKREDKKVILENGEVDYDYLVVALGSEAETFGVPGVHEHAFSKWTVNGVREVKEHIEYQFAQYHNREEGRDELLTFVVAGAGFTGIEFVGELTERVPELCKEFDIPREKVKMYVIEAAPTALPGFDPELVEYAMDLLESRGVEFKIDCPIKEVIEDGVILNNGEEIKSETVVWATGVRGNSVIEKSGFEAMRGRIKVESDLRAPGHDDIFIVGDCALIINEEINRPYPPTAQIALQQAGTCASNIKALVKGGELKAFTPDIKGTVASLGGKEAIGVVGKKKLFGTSASMMKKVIDNRSLYLLGGMSLVVKKGKKPF, from the coding sequence TTGAATAGTAAGCCAAAAATCGTCATTTTGGGTGCGGGATACGGTGGTTTAATGACTGCATCACAACTAACAAAGGAGTTAGGGTATAACGAAGCTGACATTACGTTAGTGAATAAGCATGAATACCATTACCAAACGACGTGGTTACATGAACCGGCAGCAGGTACGATGCACCATGATCGTGCACGTATGCCAATCGATTATATTCTTGATCTTAAGAAGGTCAACTTTGTTCAAGATAGTGTTGTTGAAATCAAGCGTGAAGACAAGAAGGTCATTCTTGAGAATGGAGAAGTAGACTACGATTATCTTGTTGTTGCTCTTGGTTCAGAAGCTGAGACGTTTGGTGTACCAGGCGTACATGAGCATGCATTTAGTAAGTGGACTGTCAATGGTGTTCGTGAAGTCAAAGAACACATTGAATACCAATTTGCACAATACCATAACCGCGAAGAAGGACGTGACGAATTATTAACATTTGTCGTGGCCGGTGCTGGGTTTACGGGAATTGAGTTTGTTGGTGAATTAACAGAGCGCGTACCAGAGCTTTGTAAAGAGTTTGACATTCCGCGTGAAAAAGTAAAAATGTATGTGATTGAAGCGGCACCAACAGCTCTACCTGGGTTTGATCCTGAGCTTGTTGAGTATGCGATGGACTTGCTTGAGAGCAGAGGTGTAGAGTTCAAAATTGATTGCCCAATTAAAGAGGTCATTGAAGATGGCGTCATTCTTAACAACGGTGAAGAAATTAAGTCTGAAACAGTTGTTTGGGCAACGGGTGTACGTGGTAACTCAGTGATCGAGAAATCAGGTTTTGAAGCGATGCGCGGACGTATTAAGGTTGAATCTGATCTTCGTGCACCAGGTCATGATGACATTTTTATCGTCGGAGACTGTGCGTTAATTATTAATGAAGAAATCAATCGTCCATACCCGCCAACAGCTCAAATTGCTCTCCAACAAGCGGGCACTTGTGCAAGCAACATAAAAGCACTTGTAAAAGGCGGAGAACTAAAAGCATTTACACCAGATATTAAAGGTACAGTTGCTTCACTTGGTGGTAAGGAAGCGATCGGTGTTGTTGGTAAGAAAAAATTATTCGGTACTTCAGCATCAATGATGAAAAAAGTGATTGACAACCGTTCCCTTTACTTATTAGGTGGGATGTCACTCGTGGTGAAAAAAGGGAAAAAACCATTCTAA
- a CDS encoding NUDIX domain-containing protein — MEKQKRGKVWLAAAGIVIKDGKWLVVKKKYGGLKGLWSLPAGFVNHGETVDQAAIREVKEETGIETEVIDLVGLRTGVIEGIYSDNLVIFLLKPLTEKVITQKSELECAIFVAPEQLEKDPKTSKMLQLFLNEYKEKYFEEYHGNPGKQFSYTDYKIFY; from the coding sequence ATGGAAAAACAGAAAAGGGGAAAGGTATGGCTTGCCGCCGCTGGTATTGTAATTAAAGATGGGAAATGGCTCGTTGTTAAGAAAAAATACGGTGGGTTAAAAGGACTGTGGTCATTACCTGCTGGGTTTGTGAACCATGGGGAAACCGTCGATCAAGCAGCGATCCGCGAGGTCAAAGAAGAAACAGGGATTGAAACGGAAGTGATCGACCTCGTCGGTTTGCGAACCGGTGTGATTGAGGGGATCTATAGCGATAACTTAGTGATTTTCTTACTGAAGCCCCTTACTGAAAAAGTAATCACCCAAAAAAGTGAACTTGAATGCGCAATATTTGTCGCACCTGAGCAATTAGAAAAAGATCCGAAAACATCTAAAATGCTTCAGTTGTTTTTAAATGAATATAAAGAAAAATACTTCGAAGAATACCATGGAAACCCAGGTAAACAGTTTTCTTATACAGATTATAAGATCTTTTATTAA